A region from the Campylobacter subantarcticus LMG 24377 genome encodes:
- a CDS encoding inverse autotransporter beta domain-containing protein, which produces MLKKSLYAIGILSICSCFVFAEAVLNKNSLIKELLVNSPSYAQKNQQEALKENITPLPNNMPLYRQPLFAQMVVFPYVSSSGVYHDYTEHWFKIKQGDFQLQNTKQTIVKKKKVDTIINCKADPNHEYCANNSISQISNYKATVKAHRIVSRNEPSANSNQVEIYKQGRILDIENIITNETGTKWAKLANKEEYISAKWLEFEENNFDTIEENNHLQNDNNQTKEPIVMAQTQEENTQSTNTIQSQETQVNETSEIINNEIIKEEKDSKELSEQEIYAKYAKINKEIRSIDKELSNNSNNNELIAKKEQLIQEKNNLDDNLKEINNEEDNTNFQEQTIRKAKVKAHRIISREKPNVKSKQVEIYRENRILDIENIITNETGTKWAKLANKEEYISAKWLEFEDEKIIKEYPNTNNFKDKEIIKEPFESIYLKHPTNANYYNENLKTQEALNDSKKDDNLSKEDQEFSNKVMKVIQTAGAIYDSEDSKSKEEIVKNMASSYLNASANELAKEFIDSLNTSINTDFSFNYNERSGFSGNAKALLPIVSEDNPKISYFLQSGIGEFANDRTIGHFGGGIRYYPNAIALNNSGNIMLGLNSVYDHDFSRGHKRMSLGAEAMVDTLAFNANVYQRLSSWIDSYDFEKDYVQERPANGWDAKIKYAFPSLINVSVFAKMGQWYGDKVGVFGANSVDDLEKNPLIYEGGISYSPFPALTFTLSHSRSAESSKKNTSINANINIPLDEKAMKLAFEPKLAGISNTIEGTRTQLIDRDYSMVLEYRATQDKYHISYCGDLGNDKHCILLKNGFDEVIKNTPMRVTPTHSCVVFEKGFDYITDNSGKVYVQIIRSCTPKTDLNAVAGESNGKFPISIIKLDFKIKADPEKIERFEESLITLAGGNLANNLKVVWRLIGKGELIKTNTSDTTDNNGEAIIKYKADDTMKDKEEVKVIASVNGVEFKAPVQIMVFGNNDNDLSIDKEVIGNKEIAIATYKNLRPNKTNVKWRLEGEDKALFVLENENKSSTAKELQLIADNKGESKVKIVGLENNGKVKIFAKNTNDELVSEKSKELEVKNYKATMILPTHKHPITNTPFENGTIDYVSEFEVKLTGLMPNTKVEWIAKDTQNNKTLRISNNKETTSNEKGESKVVFEAIKDYNVKNLEITAIYNQSIANKIEVKDNIKLYQYSLAMDSEKDKLDAYKNGLPTKDLILDHTEVKVMGGKPNEKVEWDLTGDGTLSNQELSFDQNGEAKALLTSKTPFKTPIKIVTSGVGKNSNKVITYDLRTFTPTIEYPILKNIYGTFQKTIDYDIDYSIKVKGLLPDSEVEIVESPNVSAKQTKYQVNSSGEVTLTFNKINQTNVLNIAPKFNFIKTGDIKETFTMENIAIKQYPLTASASKEKIDAYINGKSKNLIRDFSIITISGGKPNQALTWSVSGHGTLSEEQRTFNAQGEATAKLSSKTPYTTNPSVTAQSINKNISKAITYQLRTFTPSVKTFPKYNGEGIYSPVDKQVTYGENYSFVIQGLLPNSNVTLLSSGAFIPTTTSVKANAQGEATLTYKAINDYSIKEVNPLFKYIQKGDTYVNSPANLLKTPIHQYRLSIQSDKTELVGDETFEVTVRGGKPNASVEWTLSGDGKITSKDNKFNTKGEAYLSGQGKSPFNNSINVVFKSLGKELNQEIKIILKLVNQNIYIEAGTGKLPEKVIISGGVYQESIELKIVDYKGVGDHIKPEHSNISKEKFYFNEKGIIEIQSTNSCVEGSHRNGFIKYEFEYHKKKYYIFEYFI; this is translated from the coding sequence ATGTTAAAAAAATCTTTATATGCAATTGGAATTTTATCTATATGTAGTTGTTTTGTATTTGCAGAAGCAGTTTTAAATAAGAATTCTCTCATCAAAGAACTATTGGTTAATTCACCTTCTTATGCACAAAAAAATCAACAAGAAGCGCTAAAAGAAAATATCACTCCATTACCAAATAATATGCCTTTATACAGACAACCTTTATTTGCACAAATGGTTGTTTTTCCTTATGTTAGTAGCAGTGGTGTATATCATGATTATACAGAACACTGGTTTAAAATAAAACAAGGAGATTTTCAACTACAAAATACAAAACAAACAATTGTAAAAAAGAAAAAAGTAGATACTATTATTAACTGCAAAGCCGATCCAAATCACGAATATTGTGCCAATAACAGCATAAGCCAAATATCAAATTACAAAGCTACTGTTAAAGCCCATCGTATAGTTTCAAGAAATGAACCAAGTGCAAATAGTAATCAAGTTGAAATTTACAAACAAGGAAGGATACTAGATATTGAAAATATCATAACTAATGAAACAGGCACTAAGTGGGCTAAATTAGCTAATAAAGAAGAATATATTTCAGCTAAGTGGCTTGAGTTTGAAGAAAATAATTTTGATACTATTGAAGAAAACAATCATTTACAAAATGATAATAATCAAACTAAAGAACCAATTGTCATGGCACAAACTCAAGAGGAAAATACCCAAAGCACAAACACTATTCAATCACAAGAAACACAAGTTAATGAAACTAGTGAAATTATAAATAATGAAATTATAAAAGAAGAAAAAGATAGTAAAGAACTTAGTGAGCAAGAAATCTATGCTAAATATGCAAAAATAAACAAAGAAATCAGAAGTATAGATAAAGAATTAAGTAATAATTCAAACAATAATGAATTAATTGCTAAAAAAGAACAACTAATTCAAGAAAAAAATAATCTTGATGATAATTTAAAAGAAATTAATAACGAAGAAGATAATACAAATTTTCAAGAACAAACTATAAGAAAAGCAAAAGTAAAAGCCCATCGCATAATCTCAAGAGAAAAACCAAATGTAAAAAGCAAACAAGTTGAAATTTATAGAGAAAATAGAATATTAGATATTGAAAATATCATAACTAATGAAACTGGCACTAAGTGGGCTAAGTTAGCTAATAAAGAAGAATATATTTCAGCTAAGTGGCTTGAGTTTGAAGATGAAAAAATCATTAAAGAATATCCTAATACTAATAATTTTAAAGATAAAGAAATTATTAAAGAACCTTTTGAAAGCATTTATCTAAAGCACCCTACAAATGCAAATTATTATAATGAAAATTTAAAAACACAAGAAGCTTTAAATGATAGTAAAAAAGATGATAATTTAAGCAAAGAAGATCAAGAATTTTCAAATAAAGTAATGAAAGTTATTCAAACAGCTGGTGCTATTTATGATAGTGAAGATAGCAAAAGCAAAGAAGAGATTGTAAAAAATATGGCAAGTTCTTATTTAAATGCAAGTGCAAATGAACTAGCTAAAGAATTTATTGATTCATTAAATACTTCTATTAATACAGATTTTTCATTTAATTACAACGAAAGAAGTGGTTTTAGTGGTAATGCTAAAGCACTTTTACCTATTGTAAGTGAAGATAATCCAAAAATATCTTATTTTTTACAAAGTGGTATAGGCGAATTTGCTAATGATAGAACCATAGGACACTTTGGTGGGGGTATAAGATATTATCCAAACGCAATAGCTTTAAATAATTCAGGTAATATTATGTTAGGATTAAACTCAGTCTATGATCATGATTTTAGCAGAGGGCATAAAAGAATGTCTTTAGGTGCTGAAGCTATGGTAGATACACTTGCATTTAATGCAAATGTATATCAAAGATTAAGTAGCTGGATAGATAGTTATGATTTTGAAAAAGATTATGTGCAAGAACGCCCTGCAAATGGTTGGGACGCAAAAATAAAATATGCCTTTCCTTCTCTTATTAATGTTTCAGTTTTTGCAAAAATGGGACAATGGTATGGCGATAAAGTAGGCGTTTTTGGAGCAAATAGCGTTGATGATTTAGAGAAAAATCCATTAATATATGAAGGGGGAATTTCATATTCTCCATTCCCTGCACTAACTTTTACTTTAAGTCATAGCAGAAGTGCAGAAAGTTCTAAAAAGAATACTTCAATTAATGCAAACATTAATATACCACTTGATGAAAAAGCTATGAAATTAGCATTTGAGCCAAAACTAGCAGGAATTAGTAATACTATTGAAGGCACTAGAACTCAATTAATTGATAGAGATTATTCTATGGTTCTTGAATATAGAGCAACTCAGGATAAATATCATATTTCTTATTGTGGGGATTTAGGTAATGATAAACATTGTATATTATTAAAAAATGGCTTTGATGAAGTAATAAAAAATACTCCTATGAGAGTTACACCAACTCATTCTTGTGTAGTATTTGAAAAAGGTTTTGACTATATCACAGACAATAGCGGAAAAGTTTATGTGCAAATTATTCGTTCTTGCACTCCAAAAACTGATTTAAATGCAGTAGCTGGCGAATCAAATGGTAAATTTCCTATTTCAATTATAAAGCTTGATTTTAAAATTAAAGCAGATCCTGAAAAAATAGAAAGATTTGAAGAAAGTCTTATCACTTTAGCAGGTGGAAATTTAGCTAATAATTTAAAAGTTGTTTGGAGATTAATAGGCAAAGGTGAATTAATTAAAACAAATACTTCAGATACAACTGATAACAATGGTGAAGCTATTATCAAATATAAAGCTGATGATACTATGAAAGATAAAGAAGAAGTTAAAGTTATTGCTAGTGTTAATGGAGTTGAGTTTAAAGCACCTGTACAAATTATGGTATTTGGTAATAACGATAATGATTTAAGTATTGATAAAGAAGTTATAGGAAATAAAGAAATAGCAATTGCTACTTATAAAAACTTACGCCCAAATAAAACTAATGTAAAGTGGAGATTAGAAGGCGAGGATAAAGCTTTATTTGTCTTAGAAAATGAAAACAAAAGCTCTACTGCTAAAGAATTACAACTTATTGCAGATAATAAAGGCGAAAGCAAAGTTAAAATTGTAGGTTTAGAAAATAATGGTAAGGTAAAAATCTTTGCTAAAAATACTAATGATGAATTAGTGAGTGAAAAAAGCAAAGAATTAGAGGTTAAAAATTATAAAGCCACTATGATTTTACCAACTCACAAGCACCCAATTACAAATACTCCATTTGAAAATGGAACAATTGATTATGTGAGTGAGTTTGAAGTTAAACTTACAGGATTAATGCCAAATACTAAAGTAGAATGGATAGCAAAAGATACACAGAATAATAAAACATTAAGAATTAGCAATAACAAAGAAACCACTTCAAATGAAAAAGGCGAAAGCAAAGTAGTATTTGAAGCAATCAAAGATTATAATGTTAAGAATTTAGAAATTACAGCTATTTATAATCAAAGTATCGCAAATAAAATTGAAGTTAAAGATAATATCAAACTTTATCAATATTCTTTAGCAATGGATAGTGAAAAAGATAAGCTTGACGCTTATAAAAATGGCTTACCTACAAAAGATTTAATCTTAGATCATACAGAAGTTAAAGTTATGGGTGGAAAACCTAACGAAAAAGTAGAATGGGATTTAACTGGCGATGGCACATTAAGCAATCAAGAACTAAGCTTTGATCAAAATGGAGAAGCTAAAGCCTTATTAACTTCAAAAACTCCATTTAAAACCCCTATTAAAATTGTTACTTCGGGTGTAGGTAAAAATTCAAATAAAGTTATAACATATGATTTAAGAACCTTTACCCCAACAATAGAATATCCTATTTTAAAAAATATCTATGGAACTTTCCAAAAAACTATAGACTATGATATAGATTACTCTATTAAGGTTAAAGGTTTATTGCCTGATAGTGAAGTTGAAATAGTAGAAAGTCCAAATGTAAGTGCTAAACAAACAAAATATCAGGTAAATTCAAGCGGAGAAGTTACACTGACATTTAATAAAATAAATCAAACAAATGTATTAAATATTGCTCCAAAATTTAATTTTATAAAAACTGGAGATATTAAAGAAACCTTTACTATGGAAAATATAGCAATTAAGCAATATCCATTAACAGCAAGTGCTTCAAAAGAAAAAATTGACGCATATATTAATGGAAAATCAAAAAATCTAATTAGAGATTTTTCTATCATCACTATAAGCGGAGGGAAACCAAATCAAGCTTTAACTTGGAGTGTAAGTGGGCATGGAACTTTAAGTGAAGAGCAAAGAACTTTCAATGCCCAAGGAGAAGCTACTGCTAAACTTAGTTCTAAAACACCTTATACAACTAATCCTAGTGTAACAGCCCAAAGTATTAATAAAAATATTTCAAAAGCAATTACTTATCAACTTAGAACATTTACGCCAAGTGTAAAAACATTTCCTAAATATAATGGAGAAGGAATTTATAGTCCTGTTGATAAACAAGTAACTTACGGAGAGAATTACAGTTTTGTAATACAGGGATTATTACCAAATTCTAATGTTACACTTCTTTCAAGTGGAGCATTTATTCCTACTACAACAAGTGTAAAAGCAAATGCCCAAGGAGAAGCTACTTTGACTTATAAAGCAATTAATGATTATTCAATTAAAGAAGTTAATCCTTTATTTAAATATATTCAAAAAGGAGATACTTATGTAAATTCTCCTGCAAACTTATTAAAAACACCTATTCATCAATATAGATTATCAATTCAAAGCGATAAAACTGAGCTTGTAGGCGATGAAACATTTGAGGTAACAGTGAGAGGTGGAAAGCCAAATGCAAGTGTAGAATGGACTTTAAGTGGAGATGGAAAAATTACCTCAAAAGATAACAAATTTAATACTAAAGGCGAGGCTTATTTAAGTGGACAAGGAAAATCACCCTTTAATAACAGCATTAATGTAGTTTTTAAAAGCTTAGGAAAAGAGCTAAATCAAGAAATTAAAATCATATTAAAACTTGTTAATCAAAATATTTATATTGAAGCTGGAACTGGAAAGCTACCTGAAAAAGTTATTATTAGTGGAGGTGTTTATCAAGAAAGTATTGAATTGAAAATAGTTGATTATAAAGGTGTTGGAGATCATATAAAGCCTGAACATTCTAATATATCAAAAGAAAAATTTTATTTTAATGAAAAAGGTATTATTGAAATACAATCAACTAATTCTTGTGTGGAAGGTAGCCATAGAAATGGTTTTATAAAATATGAATTTGAATACCATAAGAAAAAATATTATATTTTTGAATATTTTATTTGA
- a CDS encoding TrbC family F-type conjugative pilus assembly protein has protein sequence MKRIFISIALPIIVFSNETKQELFEDKYLKNKEQIQSQISVEELHKNSKDLNLSYVQEIKKTDFNKTYEDITFMKDTNTSKSAEEISSLRRSERMQNEVLKNENYILHDKSFGFKQNLEEYSDYTKNMIKQMEETKHLISTNKYLNPNEKIFIIISSSLKDETIQNYFKLLENVNTDITFVLRGLVGNDLRYIKPTQEYIQKLLIKNKNSDLSNEDNHYKFNIEINPKITQRFDIKKVPAILYIQNYNPIVQDYQNVIGKPDENEKYFIAYGEVSADYALEQINKEAKSSGIERLLKNMKNNFYK, from the coding sequence ATGAAAAGAATATTTATTTCAATAGCTTTACCCATTATTGTATTTTCAAATGAAACAAAACAAGAATTATTTGAAGATAAGTATCTTAAAAACAAAGAACAAATTCAAAGTCAAATCTCTGTTGAAGAATTACATAAAAATTCAAAAGACTTAAACCTTTCATATGTTCAAGAAATAAAAAAAACTGATTTTAATAAAACATATGAAGATATAACATTTATGAAAGATACAAATACTTCAAAAAGTGCTGAAGAAATTTCTTCATTGAGAAGAAGTGAAAGAATGCAAAATGAAGTTTTAAAAAATGAAAATTATATTCTACATGATAAAAGCTTTGGTTTTAAACAAAATTTAGAAGAATATTCAGATTACACAAAAAATATGATAAAACAAATGGAAGAAACAAAACACCTTATCAGTACAAATAAATACCTTAATCCAAACGAAAAGATATTTATTATTATCAGCTCATCTTTAAAAGATGAAACAATACAAAACTATTTCAAATTGCTAGAAAATGTTAATACAGATATTACTTTTGTTTTAAGAGGCTTAGTTGGAAATGATTTAAGATATATAAAACCTACTCAAGAATACATACAAAAGCTTTTAATTAAAAATAAAAATTCTGATCTTTCTAATGAAGATAATCATTATAAATTTAATATAGAAATTAATCCAAAAATAACACAACGATTTGACATCAAAAAAGTACCAGCGATCTTATATATACAAAATTATAACCCCATAGTTCAAGATTATCAAAATGTAATAGGAAAACCTGATGAAAATGAAAAATATTTTATTGCATACGGCGAAGTAAGTGCTGATTATGCACTAGAACAAATTAATAAAGAAGCTAAAAGTAGTGGAATAGAAAGATTACTAAAAAATATGAAAAATAATTTTTATAAATAA
- a CDS encoding conjugative transfer system protein TraU, which produces MKIKKYILSAITASIIFLNPTDSKAVCNANPAQILNTLTDICYSCIFPLAIAGIQVIHGPMPDPQGVVGSPICICPAPPPLFIRIGIPIGYFEPDRMIDVVKDPYCFMGMGFEMPSMGSISSGTKGDGADRQRVFYQSHYYIYPVLEVLGVLMDFLCMSSNGIDLAYLTEVDPLWQDDELSALINPEALLFGNPVTNLTCMTDSVSSQANVALDPLFWCKGSWGNAYPLSGNTGNKDYVEDAASVAASMIYKLHRELILWGSAGKAGLCGEFPMPIWKKSSYRLQILAPIAHPIASAIGQSGLLWSFLKNLPAGGDNFTFMLFKKRECCML; this is translated from the coding sequence ATGAAAATAAAAAAGTATATTTTAAGCGCTATTACAGCTAGTATTATTTTTTTAAATCCGACAGATTCAAAAGCTGTTTGCAATGCAAATCCAGCACAAATATTAAATACGCTAACGGATATTTGTTATTCATGTATTTTTCCACTCGCAATAGCAGGAATACAAGTTATACATGGACCTATGCCAGATCCTCAAGGTGTAGTTGGCTCTCCTATATGTATATGCCCTGCCCCACCACCATTATTCATTAGAATAGGAATACCTATAGGATATTTTGAACCAGATCGCATGATTGATGTTGTTAAAGATCCTTATTGTTTTATGGGTATGGGATTTGAAATGCCTTCTATGGGTAGTATTAGCTCGGGAACAAAAGGTGATGGTGCTGATAGACAAAGGGTTTTTTATCAATCTCACTACTATATATATCCTGTCTTAGAGGTATTAGGTGTATTAATGGATTTTTTATGCATGTCAAGCAATGGGATAGATTTAGCATATCTTACAGAAGTAGATCCTTTGTGGCAAGATGATGAATTATCAGCTCTTATAAACCCAGAAGCATTATTATTTGGAAATCCAGTTACCAATCTTACTTGTATGACAGATAGTGTATCTTCTCAGGCTAATGTAGCGCTTGATCCGTTGTTTTGGTGCAAAGGCTCTTGGGGAAATGCCTATCCTTTATCAGGAAACACAGGAAATAAAGATTATGTTGAAGACGCCGCAAGTGTCGCTGCAAGCATGATTTATAAATTACATAGAGAATTAATTCTTTGGGGAAGTGCAGGAAAAGCTGGCTTATGCGGGGAATTCCCTATGCCTATTTGGAAAAAATCATCTTATAGGTTGCAAATATTAGCCCCTATTGCACACCCTATTGCTTCAGCCATAGGACAAAGTGGCTTATTATGGAGTTTTTTGAAAAATCTTCCAGCTGGGGGAGATAATTTTACTTTTATGCTCTTTAAAAAAAGAGAATGTTGCATGTTATAA
- a CDS encoding conjugative transfer system pilus assembly protein TraW, whose translation MKKILFGSLLCYCSMLASNELFLGQTKDFAEKDMLILFKEHLVNNKDEIQKRANLAREQMKEKAKNYKPKGLIPLKAALEDRTFYPDLTYTLKEDIKDQNGKIIYAKGLKFNPAQYVKISYAMVVIDGTNPREIEWYKNSDFDSIAYRLLLSDGNYYELMQDIKKPVFYLVPQIREALKIEKTPSIIKQVGQKIQVQEICLPCLNENNLTKGYQ comes from the coding sequence ATGAAAAAAATTTTATTTGGCTCATTATTGTGCTATTGCAGTATGTTAGCTAGCAATGAATTATTTCTTGGGCAGACTAAAGATTTTGCAGAGAAAGATATGCTTATATTATTTAAAGAGCATTTGGTTAATAATAAAGATGAAATCCAAAAGAGAGCTAATCTAGCAAGAGAACAAATGAAAGAAAAGGCTAAAAATTATAAGCCTAAAGGATTGATACCGTTAAAGGCTGCCTTAGAAGATAGAACTTTCTATCCTGATTTAACATACACGCTAAAAGAAGATATAAAAGACCAAAACGGAAAAATAATCTATGCAAAAGGGTTGAAATTTAACCCTGCGCAATATGTAAAAATTTCTTATGCAATGGTTGTAATCGATGGAACTAATCCAAGAGAAATAGAATGGTATAAAAATAGCGATTTTGATTCTATTGCTTATAGATTATTATTATCAGATGGAAACTACTACGAATTAATGCAAGATATAAAAAAACCTGTATTTTATCTTGTACCACAAATAAGAGAAGCTTTGAAAATAGAAAAAACACCAAGTATTATCAAACAAGTTGGACAAAAAATACAAGTACAAGAAATATGCCTTCCTTGTTTAAATGAAAATAATCTTACAAAAGGTTATCAATGA
- a CDS encoding conjugative transfer system pilin assembly protein TraF: MFKKTFFVVLCCISHLNSSSFFDESKKGWFYYEKIENNKTNDINASKDELFIKSILLDSLESYSAEEFTKTFEKVRQIAVMNPTKDNVKTLQIMNKWQTDQSEKFAKVWALNLLEDPNLEYPEIGSDKFSRSAEFKARDEKINTFFKEHKNDLSFVVFQSGFNKDINEKQKLVYDSLIREYSANVEYIDTDKRPELIKKFNLTTTPESFFIYKNSKGEAIWQRVKAGLANREEIIKNTLFLFDNAILEKDK; encoded by the coding sequence TTGTTTAAAAAAACATTTTTTGTTGTTTTGTGCTGTATTTCACACTTAAATAGCTCTAGCTTTTTTGATGAAAGTAAAAAAGGCTGGTTTTATTATGAAAAAATAGAAAACAATAAAACCAATGATATTAACGCTAGTAAAGATGAATTGTTTATAAAATCAATTCTTTTAGATTCATTAGAGAGTTATAGTGCTGAAGAATTTACTAAAACATTTGAAAAAGTAAGACAAATTGCTGTCATGAATCCAACTAAAGATAATGTTAAAACTCTACAAATAATGAATAAGTGGCAAACAGATCAATCTGAAAAATTTGCAAAAGTTTGGGCTTTAAATTTATTAGAAGATCCAAATTTAGAATATCCCGAAATAGGTTCAGATAAATTTAGCAGAAGTGCTGAATTTAAAGCAAGAGATGAAAAAATTAATACCTTTTTTAAAGAACATAAGAATGATTTGTCGTTTGTGGTTTTTCAAAGTGGCTTTAATAAAGATATTAATGAAAAACAAAAACTTGTTTATGATTCTTTAATAAGAGAATATAGTGCTAATGTTGAATATATAGATACAGATAAGCGCCCCGAGCTTATTAAGAAATTCAATCTCACTACAACTCCTGAAAGTTTTTTTATTTATAAGAACTCAAAAGGTGAAGCTATCTGGCAAAGAGTAAAAGCTGGGCTAGCAAATAGAGAAGAAATAATCAAAAATACTTTATTTTTATTTGACAATGCAATTTTGGAGAAAGACAAATGA
- a CDS encoding YopX family protein, whose translation MKLKDFDFRVWDNHNKKYIDSFPYSIKKYQNENEVFLPFSTDLREYGINETFKDEIQMPSDRVEIELWTGLYDKNGEKIYENDILYLFEDCSEGEAFKYKVVLKEGAFYLVECGDNGEEYDEDLISEFQLTELEIMGNIHENHKLLEY comes from the coding sequence ATGAAATTAAAAGACTTTGATTTTAGGGTTTGGGATAATCATAACAAAAAATATATTGATAGTTTTCCATACTCAATAAAAAAATATCAAAACGAAAATGAAGTTTTTTTACCATTTAGCACAGACTTAAGGGAATACGGAATTAATGAAACTTTTAAAGATGAAATTCAAATGCCAAGTGACAGAGTTGAAATAGAACTATGGACTGGGCTTTATGACAAAAATGGTGAAAAAATATATGAGAATGATATATTGTATTTATTTGAAGATTGTTCAGAAGGTGAAGCTTTTAAATATAAAGTTGTTTTAAAAGAAGGAGCTTTCTATTTAGTTGAATGTGGTGATAATGGTGAAGAATATGATGAAGATTTAATAAGTGAATTTCAGTTAACAGAACTAGAAATTATGGGCAATATCCACGAAAACCATAAGCTTTTAGAATATTGA